The region TAACACTCCTTGGCTTGAGATTTATTATTAATTTAATGATGTACGTGTTATTGATTAACATAATCAATAACCATAAGCAGCTATATATCCGGCTTCCTCTAAAAGGTCTTGTCCCCTTTGCGATAGAGCAAAGGTTATATACTCTTTTATGGGTCCAGAACTTGGATATCCATGGGTGGCGTCTAAAAACATGAATAAAGGTCTAGAAATTGGATAAGAGCCGTTCAGAATGTTGATTTTATTTGGGATAATTCCGTTAACAGATAGAATTTTAACATCACCAGTTACATAGCCTACCCCCATGTAAGCAATAGCATATTTACTGGTGGCTATTGCTTGAATTTCCGCACTTGTAGACTCAAGCATTAGTACGTTTGGAGACATTCTTTGTCCTTTTAGAACTTTCTCAACAAATGTTTCATAAGTTCCAGAAGCGCTGTTTCTAGAGTAAGCTACTATTCTTTGATTAGGCAAATTCGGATTTATTTGATTCCATCTAGTAATTTTACCGGTATAAATTCCTGCAAGTTGTTCAATTGAAATATCATTTATTCCGAGTTCAGGACTTACGATTATTGCCAAACCATCATATCCAATTACAATTGGAATAAAATACTTTTCTTCTTTATGCATTTGTTTTATTTCTGAATCTTTCAACCATCTACTGGAATTAGCAATATCAGTTGTTCCACTGAATAAAGCAGTAATTCCTGTAGAAGATCCTGCACCTTCTACAGTTATATGTAATTCAGGAGATATTTTGTTTAATTCTTCTACCCACAGTTGTACAATTGGAAAAATAGTGTTTGATCCTTTAATAACTAATGTTTGAGAAAATGAAAGCAAAATACTAGTTACAATAAAAATAATTAAGAAAATTTTTTTCATCTTTCTAACCTCCTCGTATAATAGTACTACCCACTTTAGAAATTCTAAAATCTGCACTACATAAGTTTCGTATTTGTTTTTTATACAAAATACCTTCCAACTTCTAATCCTCACTAATTCTTAATTTTTGACTTTTTTGGTACTTGTACCGAAGGAGGGGAAGGGCTCCTCGCTGGACCTGTTATAAATTCAAATGCTTACTTTTAGAAAATATTCATTTCTATCGTCACTATAATAGTATCGCTTTTTTATAAATTATGATATTTATATCTTAATAAGATGGTGTAGAAATTTTTCATCTTTATTATTTAACCATAAAATTATAAAATAGTAAATAAAGAAAGTTTAACATCTCTAAAAAGTCTTATTATTTAGGCTTTTGAGAATAATAATTATATTATGATTATGATATAATATATATAAGAATGAAATATATAATTTGATTTGTTTGTAACCTAAAAGAGGTGTCTTAAATGTTAGTAGAACCGAAGACATACGAAAAGGAAATAGAAAGATGTTTGAATCGAAAACTTTCTAAAAAGGAACGAGATAAATTAAAGGATGCTTATGAATTTGCCGAAAAGGCTCATGAAGGCCAGAAAAGAGATTCTGGAGAGATTTTTTTTGAGCATCCTAAGGCCGTAGGTTTGATTTTAGCTGAATTGAAGATGGATATCGATACTATAGTAGCTGGACTTCTACATGATGTTGTTGAGGATTGTGGTATTCAGATCGAAGAAATAAATAATAAGTTTGGTGTGGGTGTTGCTAGAATTGTTTCTGGTGTCACAAAAATTAGCAATTTAAAACTTAATGAAAAGTTGAACGAAACAGATACTAAGTCTTTAGAAAAAATAGAGACGATTAGAAAAATGCTTTTTGCTATGTCGGAAGATGTTCGTGTCATAATAGTGAAACTT is a window of Defluviitoga tunisiensis DNA encoding:
- a CDS encoding phosphate ABC transporter substrate-binding protein PstS family protein, which gives rise to MKKIFLIIFIVTSILLSFSQTLVIKGSNTIFPIVQLWVEELNKISPELHITVEGAGSSTGITALFSGTTDIANSSRWLKDSEIKQMHKEEKYFIPIVIGYDGLAIIVSPELGINDISIEQLAGIYTGKITRWNQINPNLPNQRIVAYSRNSASGTYETFVEKVLKGQRMSPNVLMLESTSAEIQAIATSKYAIAYMGVGYVTGDVKILSVNGIIPNKINILNGSYPISRPLFMFLDATHGYPSSGPIKEYITFALSQRGQDLLEEAGYIAAYGY